In the Drosophila takahashii strain IR98-3 E-12201 chromosome 3R, DtakHiC1v2, whole genome shotgun sequence genome, one interval contains:
- the Nup358 gene encoding E3 SUMO-protein ligase RanBP2 isoform X1 has protein sequence MFGTKKEVDEHVHKVLGKFSPGNERDIKGLAIAKLYYRIQEFATAIEYLTSYLRIKDEAVAQNLIATCYSRLKTPDVPKALQHYQRSMQLNPRQSEIVVGACELLTNENAAFNTERARYWLDLANDLDLGDNQHVFALRMRLNLQESNGGGDTGGSADGEDNTLELLMHKELLARPQDVNVRVKLLRSYVEKKKLDQAFTYAIKTELESTSCTSQSSEWYDMIWTLLAKMELAKDVKKNWRFWQLALHALDRLMQLSLEAGGSGMADSSSQLFRLDQYLHKFSNAIERAGDAPQRELHQSCVDHYTGQLLLHAVALLFKRELLGNKNKWLSTLRSALPALLLGYQVRPLEESHVHQWMKHCDAEQKQLMQLWRQQGAFRCAQLGRTLLGCLDKSGRDNDSQKENSHANENQVSAQTLPGLFADSEELLSSAHQQCLDKNWRRQLYQLLFTHAEHKLKDQSSHLVRHPRLQLPVFEWPHLAEIETYEQQALSLPPHSLAQHVYLALSTEPDHLGDAPRVAFYEGFRRDVKQNLNYCGHDSISQVDVDLYLYATVIQAQRRLQLQREVYNSSNLGNRNAAARPHMMPFANLLGQQLGSTEQNNWWELVLRLHANQLTAEGNRAEQRAQLQVGLEAVRGVNGPKADAIIIFQLGKILQSRTDLPLESRIDTLYRQGFAILRRQHSQQNDSFVRIFKYGAAGSTAAWQQLQSLAEHAVSYFSKKMFKAHQYEQFVDEVRGLDLPMAYFMQSEAYRLLEDSGKTTRVLRARFSERRQECLQQTQQLIQNDAKHPLHSAMRRYQQNRSSQAIDDSFGSPDVHNNSSTYEDAEDDFYSGAALSANRSRRQVEPAHPVTPIVVAAQPSQEMEQTVKQISKSLCVLKDDLSLGMEAMRQEIKNLTEKFTGLEDLLKKIKISSRDTPTRDVDPAAALGLDDLFIIEDALAEHHQQQQQQQQHHNQAAVHQVVPNPYSGATPGFYNGLPNTPSAQDRFLPGAYGSPMFNQNQMYNYYAAQAQAQAQFLRTPPAPGAIPPPNMFGPRNPNFGLPSMFPPPTGASVAPYIDAMGNFTQPPPSLIPPPVQPAVAPAPAPAQAPLNLLESKAPAALPTPSFFNTPSPGFGASPIQVPPTKPLSVPSAAPVPPAAAPVIPAVPAAVPAPIQVPQVVAPTAPAPVPAMFNRALNNQPVEKEPPANVVITSSDPLPKPTSSSVQPTLSVTIPAQHIKPSLVQPPEQQAPQQPAVPAVPAATAAFSFNFGTKTAESPFSFKSQVAKAAAEKQKEQEEELNQSGASEPNKSVAADTSADDYDPRPDFKPIIPLPDEIEVRTGEEDEEVKFSDRSKLFRFAENEWKERGTGLIKVLCDKATGVSRVLMRRDQTHKVCANHKITADMTLVTPVQDKDKKSFLWAANDFADEQVTLEKFLVRFKTPEQAEQFRLAFTNATQAAKKAVKPVEKTAADPLKVNKEATATAPPAFGVPKTFLTSTPAPTSIFGKPQEQTKSSQSETVPPVPATVAKSLFGTISAVPAAAPATTASSTPAPFANFSFTGNGTTSGFGTAVSASPFGNLSFGSNNSTLFTTALIKDNTVQSQTQQQQQNLNKSAASDAEEEYVPTAQFTPVIALPDLVEVVTGEEDEEVLFEHRAKLFRWDRETSEWKERGLGNMKLLRNRTNPSQVRLLMRREQVHKLCCNQRLTAKTNFAPAANIKAAVTWAGQDYADEEMDAALLAVRFKSTDVCQDFLNAVQKAQKDLGKESAASQETAAVEKKKEEEKPVKGFGDAFKPKAGSWNCQACYTSNNQDQLYCVACQEPKDATVPPKQTGLDQGNALNLTTSSASKFSFGFAPAAVPATGGFSFGGTAQPKEKPVVAAVTATSSAPAAVAPPSQAAALGFGKTSTTSGFGDAFKPKVGSWSCSACYVNNPGESLHCSACETPKDDTVPKKENTLGSGISLPATTQFSFGFGAPAAAAGKTDKPADAANKNSNVFGSATFNFAAPAMPAAPATSIGSSSFSFSMPKPGQLQPKSPAANEGDDNDSHEEEEENNAYFAPVIPLPDKIDVKTGEEDEELLYVHKAKLYRHTEGEWKERGLGDIKILRHRETKKLRVVMRREQVFKICLNHVLNSNVVYRPKTETSWLFAAHDFSEGESVLERFTLRFKNKEVAEGFHAAVKAALDGTAKAIEDKTDAIPSAEVTQAKNSSDTLHADHKGEVENKVEDKIAFAKASSVSAANYEVNPPLPMTLPLLTLPQPTVKSNNSSSPASSIFKASSLGTSNSGFGNLSVSSVNKTSGATFLFGSTDKSESGKPADPLANLQKTINNAGQGNVLGSIFGSGLASQNSVEDSAKSIFGGGNKSTEQQKNDSPPKSIFGGTKAEAPASQEASKSIFGGGGGFTAPVFGGANPFGGVKVVPSDGAEAPKSIFGGTTSIFGGGSSTFGSPKVDAQSPASQEAPKSLFGGSSSLGGFVFGSGNGSSNIFGQKEAAVSFTDVTKEATPGKEEKPEDSKDKKETPTVVEPPTSTFADLANKGGNPFAELASKPGGTFADFANKAGGNDFANLSANSSANAVGFNKSASGGGSGGFYNLTHQNAFKNFQSSPQTGKNESGAADGGGGGDDDGDATNDDNYDPHYDPIVELPDEIVVTTGEENETKLFGERTKLYRFDPETKQWKERGAGEIKVLEHPELQTFRLVMRQEQIHKLVLNMGISASMHIEYMNEQKKSFLWAGFNYAVDAEGKVATEGALERLACRFGKEEIAEAFLKSVNSCIERVKELHGGEEEEDDDEEDAAEEQESS, from the exons ATGTTCGGGACGAAAAAAGAGGTGGACGAGCATGTCCACAAAGTGCTGGGCAAATTCTCGCCGGGAAATGAG CGCGATATCAAGGGTCTGGCGATAGCCAAGCTGTACTACAGGATCCAGGAGTTCGCCACGGCCATCGAGTATCTGACCAGCTACCTCAGGATCAAGGATGAGGCGGTGGCCCAGAACCTGATAGCCACCTGCTACAGCAGGCTGAAGACGCCCGATGTGCCGAAGGCGCTGCAGCACTACCAGCGCAGCATGCAGCTCAATCCTCGCCAGTCGGAGATTGTTGTGGGTGCCTGCGAGCTGCTGACGAACGAGAATGCCGCTTTCAACACTGAACGGGCCAGATATTGGCTGGATTTGGCGAATGACCTCGATTTGGGCGACAATCAGCACGTCTTTGCCCTGCGGATGCGTCTCAATCTGCAGGAAAGCAACGGCGGAGGAGATACCGGCGGTTCAGCCGACGGCGAGGACAACACTTTGGAGCTGCTGATGCACAAGGAACTGCTGGCGCGTCCCCAGGATGTGAATGTGCGGGTGAAGCTGCTGCGTAGCTACGTAGAGAAGAAGAAACTCGATCAGGCCTTCACATATGCCATAAAAACCGAACTGGAGTCCACGAGCTGCACGAGTCAGTCGAGCGAGTGGTACGACATGATCTGGACGCTGCTCGCCAAAATGGAGCTGGCCAAGGATGTGAAGAAAAACTGGCGCTTCTGGCAGCTGGCGCTCCACGCCCTCGATCGCCTCATGCAACTCAGTTTGGAGGCGGGAGGCAGCGGCATGGCGGACAGCAGCAGTCAGTTGTTCCGCCTCGATCAGTACCTGCACAAGTTCAGCAATGCGATAGAGCGGGCGGGCGATGCTCCGCAAAGGGAACTGCATCAATCGTGTGTCGATCACTACACCGGCCAGCTGCTGCTCCACGCGGTGGCGCTGCTTTTTAAGCGTGAGCTGCTGGGCAACAAGAACAAGTGGCTGAGCACGCTGCGTTCTGCTTTGCCTGCCCTGCTCCTTGGCTATCAGGTGCGTCCGCTGGAAGAGTCGCATGTCCATCAGTGGATGAAGCACTGCGATGCGGAGCAGAAGCAACTGATGCAGCTGTGGCGCCAGCAGGGAGCTTTCCGTTGCGCTCAGTTGGGAAGGACTCTGCTGGGATGCCTGGACAAATCGGGAAGGGATAACGACAGCCAGAAGGAGAACAGCCACGCCAATGAGAACCAAGTTTCCGCCCAGACTTTACCTGGTTTGTTTGCCGACTCCGAGGAGCTGCTGTCCTCGGCCCACCAGCAGTGTTTGGACAAGAACTGGCGCAGGCAGCTCTACCAACTGCTCTTCACCCACGCCGAGCACAAGCTCAAGGATCAATCCTCCCATCTGGTGCGTCACCCGCGTCTGCAGCTGCCCGTCTTCGAGTGGCCGCATCTGGCGGAGATTGAGACGTATGAGCAGCAGGCTCTGTCGCTTCCGCCGCACTCCCTGGCCCAACATGTCTACCTGGCGCTAAGCACCGAACCCGACCATCTGGGCGATGCGCCACGCGTTGCTTTCTACGAAGGCTTTCGACGGGATGTCAAGCAGAACCTCAACTACTGCGGTCACGATTCCATCAGCCAGGTGGACGTGGATCTCTATCTGTACGCCACGGTTATTCAGGCCCAGCGGCGATTGCAACTCCAGCGGGAGGTGTACAACAGCTCCAATTTGGGCAACCGCAATGCCGCCGCCCGGCCGCATATGATGCCATTTGCCAATCTGCTGGGCCAGCAACTGGGATCCACGGAGCAGAATAACTGGTGGGAGCTGGTGCTGCGTCTCCACGCGAATCAGTTAACAGCCGAGGGCAATCGCGCCGAGCAGCGGGCTCAACTGCAGGTCGGTTTGGAGGCAGTGCGTGGGGTAAATGGACCCAAAGCAGATGCCATCATCATTTTCCAGCTGGGCAAAATTCTGCAGTCACGAACGGACCTTCCCTTAGAGTCCCGCATCGATACTTTGTACCGCCAGGGCTTCGCAATTCTGCGTCGCCAGCACTCGCAGCAGAATGACTCCTTTGTGCGGATCTTCAAGTACGGAGCAGCAGGATCAACGGCCGCCTGGCAGCAGCTTCAATCGCTGGCCGAGCATGCGGTCTCCTATTTCAGCAAGAAGATGTTCAAGGCGCACCAGTACGAGCAGTTTGTGGACGAGGTTCGCGGATTGGATCTACCCATGGCTTACTTTATGCAATCGGAGGCTTATCGGCTGCTTGAGGATTCCGGAAAGACCACTAGAGTCTTGAGGGCTCGCTTTTCAGAGCGCCGGCAGGAGTGCCTGCAGCAGACGCAGCAGCTGATCCAAAACGACGCCAAGCATCCGCTGCACTCGGCAATGCGACGCTACCAGCAGAATCGCAGTAGTCAGGCTATCGACGACAGCTTCGGCAGCCCGGATGTGCACAACAATTCGTCGACCTACGAGGATGCCGAGGATGACTTCTATTCGGGTGCCGCCTTGTCGGCCAACCGATCACGTAGGCAGGTGGAACCCGCTCACCCAGTGACGCCCATTGTGGTGGCGGCACAACCAAGTCAGGAGATGGAGCAGACTGTCAAGCAGATCAGCAAGTCGCTGTGTGTGCTCAAGGACGATCTGAGTTTGGGCATGGAGGCCATGCGTCAGGAAATCAAGAATCTAACAGAGAAGTTTACTGGTTTGGAGGATCTGCTAAAGAAGATCAAGATCAGCAGTCGAGATACGCCGACAAGGGATGTGGATCCAGCGGCTGCTTTGGGATTGGATGATCTGTTTATCATTGAGGATGCGCTTGCGGAacaccatcagcagcagcagcagcaacagcagcaccaCAATCAAGCGGCTGTGCATCAGGTGGTTCCCAATCCGTACAGTGGCGCCACTCCTGGCTTCTACAATGGCCTGCCCAACACTCCTTCCGCACAGGATCGCTTCCTGCCGGGTGCCTACGGCAGTCCCATGTTTAACCAGAACCAGATGTACAACTACTACGCTGCTCAGGCTCAGGCGCAGGCTCAGTTTTTGCGTACTCCACCAGCTCCAGGAGCGATTCCACCTCCGAATATGTTTG GTCCCCGGAATCCCAACTTTGGACTGCCCAGCATGTTTCCACCGCCGACAGGGGCTTCGGTAGCACCTTACATCGATGCCATGGGCAACTTTACCCAGCCGCCTCCAAGCCTAATACCTCCACCCGTTCAGCCAGCTGTAGCACCGGCTCCTGCTCCGGCTCAAGCTCCTCTTAATCTGCTGGAGTCTAAGGCACCTGCTGCACTGCCAACTCCGAGTTTCTTCAACACGCCATCGCCGGGCTTTGGTGCTTCGCCCATTCAGGTGCCTCCAACCAAACCTCTGAGTGTTCCATCAGCGGCTCCAGTACCTccggctgctgctcctgtgATTCCTGCAGTGCCAGCTGCTGTTCCCGCTCCTATTCAAGTACCCCAAGTGGTGGCTCCCACTGCTCCCGCTCCCGTTCCCGCCATGTTTAACCGGGCTTTGAACAACCAGCCCGTGGAAAAGGAGCCGCCGGCCAATGTGGTGATCACCAGCTCGGATCCCTTGCCAAAGCCAACGAGTTCGAGTGTCCAGCCCACCTTGAGTGTGACCATTCCGGCCCAGCATATCAAGCCCAGTTTGGTGCAGCCCCCAGAGCAACAGGCGCCGCAGCAGCCAGCGGTACCAGCAGTTCCAGCAGCAACGGCCGCTTTCAGCTTTAACTTTGGCACCAAGACCGCCGAGAGTCCCTTCTCCTTCAAGTCGCAGGTGGCCAAGGCGGCGGCCGAGAAACAGAAGGAACAGGAGGAGGAACTCAATCAAAGTGGAGCCAGTGAACCCAACAAAAGTGTCGCGGCAGACACCTCAGCGGATGACTACGATCCTCGTCCCGATTTCAAGCCCATCATCCCGCTGCCCGACGAAATAGAGGTTCGCACCGgcgaggaggatgaggaggtcAAGTTCAGCGACCGTTCGAAGCTCTTCCGCTTCGCCGAGAACGAGTGGAAGGAGCGCGGCACGGGGCTGATTAAGGTTCTCTGCGACAAGGCCACCGGCGTATCGCGCGTCTTAATGCGTCGCGATCAAACGCACAAGGTGTGTGCCAATCACAAGATCACTGCGGACATGACGCTGGTCACTCCCGTCCAGGATAAGGATAAGAAATCCTTCTTGTGGGCAGCCAATGACTTTGCCGATGAGCAGGTAACGCTGGAGAAATTCCTGGTGCGATTTAAGACACCCGAACAGGCGGAGCAGTTTAGATTGGCCTTTACAAATGCGACACAGGCGGCGAAGAAAGCGGTGAAACCGGTGGAGAAAACAGCAGCGGATCCTCTGAAGGTCAATAAGGAAGCTACAGCAActgctcctcctgcttttGGCGTTCCCAAGACCTTTTTAACGAGCACTCCCGCTCCCACTTCGATTTTCGGCAAGCCGCAGGAGCAGACAAAATCCTCGCAATCCGAAACGGTGCCACCGGTTCCAGCCACAGTGGCCAAGTCGCTGTTTGGAACCATCTCAGCGGTTCCAGCTGCGGCACCGGCTACCACTGCATCTTCTACTCCCGCGCCCTTTGCCAACTTTAGCTTCACGGGAAATGGAACGACATCAGGATTTGGCACCGCCGTCAGCGCCTCTCCCTTTGGCAACCTCTCcttcggcagcaacaacagcactCTATTTACCACGGCTTTGATTAAGGACAACACAGTTCAAAGTCAGacccaacagcagcaacaaaatctGAACAAGTCAGCTGCCTCGGATGCCGAGGAGGAGTACGTGCCCACCGCCCAGTTTACGCCGGTTATCGCGCTGCCCGATTTGGTGGAAGTCGTCACCGGGGAGGAGGACGAAGAAGTCCTCTTCGAGCACCGCGCCAAGCTATTCCGCTGGGACAGGGAGACGAGCGAGTGGAAGGAGCGTGGACTGGGCAACATGAAGCTCCTGCGCAATCGCACCAATCCCAGCCAGGTGCGTCTGCTGATGCGTCGCGAGCAGGTCCACAAGCTGTGCTGCAATCAGCGTCTGACGGCCAAGACCAATTTCGCACCTGCGGCAAACATCAAGGCGGCCGTCACCTGGGCTGGCCAGGATTATGCCGATGAGGAGATGGACGCCGCCTTGCTAGCTGTGCGGTTTAAGTCGACGGATGTCTGCCAGGACTTCCTCAATGCCGTGCAGAAGGCTCAGAAGGATTTAGGCAAGGAATCAGCTGCAAGTCAGGAAACCGCCGCTGttgaaaaaaagaaggaggaggagaagccgGTAAAGGGCTTTGGCGATGCCTTCAAGCCCAAGGCAGGCAGCTGGAATTGCCAGGCTTGCTATACTAGTAATAACCAGGATCAGCTTTATTGCGTTGCCTGCCAGGAGCCCAAAGATGCCACTGTGCCGCCCAAGCAAACGGGATTGGATCAAGGAAATGCTCTAAATCTAACAACCAGCTCCGCCAGCAAGTTCTCGTTTGGCTTTGCACCAGCAGCTGTTCCCGCCACTGGAGGATTTAGTTTCGGAGGAACTGCTCAGCCCAAAGAGAAGCCAGTGGTGGCAGCTGTGACCGCCACATCCTCGGCTCCTGCTGCAGTTGCACCACCATCTCAAGCTGCAGCTTTAGGATTTGGAAAGACTTCAACTACCTCTGGATTCGGAGACGCCTTCAAGCCGAAAGTGGGTAGTTGGTCGTGCTCCGCCTGCTATGTAAACAATCCCGGCGAGTCGCTCCATTGTTCCGCCTGCGAAACACCCAAGGATGATACTGTGCCAAAGAAGGAGAACACACTGGGATCGGGGATCAGTCTCCCAGCTACCACACAATTTAGTTTCGGATTTGGAgctcctgcagctgcagcaggtaAAACGGATAAGCCAGCCGATGCGGCCAACAAGAACAGCAATGTCTTCGGATCCGCCACCTTTAACTTTGCTGCTCCAGCTATGCCAGCGGCACCGGCTACTTCAATCGGCTCCAGCAGCTTCTCCTTCTCCATGCCCAAGCCGGGTCAACTGCAGCCAAAGAGTCCGGCTGCCAACGAAGGCGACGATAACGATTcgcacgaggaggaggaggagaacaaCGCCTATTTTGCACCAGTGATTCCATTGCCCGATAAG ATCGATGTGAAGACCggcgaggaggacgaggaacTGCTGTATGTGCACAAGGCCAAGCTGTATCGCCACACGGAGGGCGAATGGAAGGAGCGCGGCCTGGGCGACATAAAGATCCTGCGCCACCGGGAGACCAAGAAGCTGCGCGTGGTGATGCGTCGCGAGCAGGTGTTCAAGATCTGTCTCAACCATGTGCTCAATTCGAATGTGGTGTACAGACCGAAGACGGAGACATCGTGGCTGTTTGCTGCCCACGATTTCAGCGAGGGCGAGAGTGTCCTGGAGCGATTCACGCTGCGCTTCAAGAACAAGGAGGTGGCAGAAGGCTTCCACGCAGCGGTTAAGGCCGCACTCGATGGCACCGCCAAGGCGATAGAAGATAAAACCGATGCGATCCCTTCAGCGGAAGTAACTCAGGCGAAGAATTCGTCCGATACTTTGCACGCGGATCATAAAGGAGAGGTGGAGAATAAGGTGGAGGATAAGATTGCCTTCGCCAAGGCCTCATCTGTAAGCGCCGCCAACTACGAAGTGAACCCACCCCTACCCATGACCCTTCCCCTCCTGACTCTCCCCCAGCCCACAGTCAAAAGTAATAATTCCTCGTCGCCCGCTTCGTCAATATTCAAAGCCAGTTCGCTGGGTACAAGCAACTCGGGCTTCGGTAATCTATCCGTATCCTCGGTTAACAAAACCTCAGGAGCAACATTCTTGTTTGGAAGCACGG ATAAATCCGAGTCTGGAAAACCAGCCGATCCCCTGGCCAATCTGCAGAAAACGATCAATAACGCAGGTCAAGGCAACGTTTTGGGTTCCATTTTTGGCAGTGGCCTGGCCAGCCAAAATTCGGTTGAGGATTCTGCGAAATCCATTTTCGGAGGTGGAAACAAATCAACTGAGCAGCAGAAGAATGATTCTCCGCCCAAATCCATCTTCGGAGGCACCAAAGCGGAGGCACCAGCCAGCCAAGAGGCAAGCAAATCCATCTttggtggcggcggcggcttcACTGCACCTGTTTTCGGAGGCGCTAATCCTTTCGGAGGGGTTAAGGTTGTGCCATCCGATGGCGCGGAAGCACCAAAGTCCATCTTTGGCGGTACCACATCCATTTTCGGAGGAGGCTCAAGCACTTTTGGAAGCCCCAAGGTAGATGCCCAGTCACCGGCCAGCCAGGAGGCACCCAAATCCCTGTTTGGAGGAAGCTCGTCATTAGGAGGCTTTGTGTTTGGCAGCGGCAACGGTAGTTCGAACATCTTTGGGCAAAAGGAAGCGGCCGTCTCCTTCACAGATGTGACCAAAGAGGCAACGCCCGGAAAAGAGGAGAAACCAGAAGACAGCAAGGACAAGAAGGAAACTCCGACTGTAGTTGAACCACCGACCAGTACGTTTGCCGATTTGGCCAATAAGGGTGGCAATCCGTTTGCCGAATTGGCCAGCAAACCGGGCGGAACTTTCGCCGATTTCGCCAACAAGGCGGGCGGCAATGACTTTGCCAACCTGTCTGCGAATAGCTCAGCCAACGCCGTGGGATTCAACAAGTCGGCCagtggcggcggcagcggcggcttCTACAACCTGACGCACCAGAACGCCTTTAAGAACTTCCAGTCCTCGCCGCAAACGGGTAAAAATGAGTCTGGAGCTGCAgacggcggtggtggtggcgatGATGATGGCGATGCCACCAACGACGACAACTACGATCCGCACTACGATCCCATTGTGGAGCTGCCGGATGAGATAGTGGTCACCACTGGAGAGGAGAACGAGACTAAGCTGTTTGGCGAGCGGACGAAGCTCTATCGTTTTGATCCCGAGACCAAACAGTGGAAGGAGCGAG GCGCCGGCGAGATTAAGGTGCTGGAGCACCCGGAGCTGCAGACATTCCGACTGGTCATGCGGCAGGAGCAGATCCACAAGCTGGTGCTCAACATGGGCATCTCGGCCTCCATGCATATAGAGTACATGAACGAGCAGAAGAAGAGCTTCCTGTGGGCCGGCTTCAACTATGCGGTGGACGCCGAGGGCAAGGTGGCCACCGAGGGCGCGCTGGAACGCCTGGCCTGTCGATTCGGCAAGGAGGAGATCGCCGAGGCGTTCCTCAAGTCGGTCAACTCCTGCATAGAACGTGTCAAGGAATTGCACGgcggcgaggaggaggaggacgacgacgaggaggacgcggcggaggagcaggaAAGCTCTTAA